Genomic window (Mycolicibacterium smegmatis):
GGTCACCGTTGAACTCCGTGAGATCGTCGGCGTGCACCGGCAGGTCCTCGGTGAGGTACTTGCTGAAGATGTCCTGCGCGGCCTCAGCATCCGGACGCTCGATCTTGATCTTGACGTCCAGGCGGCCGGGCCGCAGGATCGCCGGATCGATCATGTCCTCGCGGTTGGAGGCGCCGATCACGATGACGTTCTCCAGGCCCTCGACACCGTCGATCTCCGAAAGGAGCTGCGGCACAACCGTCGTCTCCACATCGGAGCTCACGCCGGTGCCGCGGGTACGGAAGATCGAGTCCATCTCGTCGAAGAACACGATCACCGGGGTGCCCTCGGAGGCCTTCTCGCGTGCACGCTGGAAGATCAGCCGGATGTGACGCTCGGTCTCACCGACGAACTTGTTCAGCAGCTCGGGGCCCTTGATGTTGAGGAAGTAGCTCTTGGCCTCGCGGGCGTCGTCGCCGCGGACCTCAGCCATCTTCTTCGCCAGCGAATTGGCCACGGCCTTGGCGATCAGCGTCTTACCGCAACCTGGCGGGCCGTAGAGCAGCACACCCTTGGGCGGACGCAGCGAGTACTCCTTGTACAGGTCCTTGTGCAGGAACGGCAGCTCGACCGCGTCGCGGATCTGCTCGATCTGCCGGCCCAGGCCGCCGATGTCGTTGTAGCTGACGTCGGGCACCTCTTCGAGCACGAGGTCCTCGACCTCGGCCTTGGGGATGCGCTCGAACGCGTACCCGGCCTTGGTGTCGACCAGCAGCGAGTCGCCCGGGCGCAGCTTGCGCGGCCGGCTGTCGTCGAAGTAGTCGGTGGGCTCGTCGGGCAGGTCCTTGGCCGCCACGAGGGGCTCTGCCAGCCAGACGATGCGCTCTTCGTCGGCATGGCCCACCACGAGTGCGCGGTGGCCGTCGGCCAGGATCTCGCGAAGCGTGCTGATCTCACCCACGGCCTCGAAGTTGCCGGCCTCGACCACGGTCAGCGCCTCGTTGAGGCGGACGGTCTGGCCCTGCTTGAGCTCCTTGACCTCGATGTTGGGTGAGCAAGTCAGCCGCATCTTGCGGCCCGACGTGAACACGTCGACCGTGTCGTCGTCGTGCGTCGCGAGCAGCACGCCGTAACCGCTCGGCGGCTGACCGAGGCGGTCGACCTCCTCACGCAGGGCGAGCAGCTGCTGGCGGGCTTCCTTGAGGGTGTCCATCAACTTGGCATTGCGGGCCGCAAGGGAGTCGATCCGCGCTTCGAGCTGATGTACGTCGCGGGCACTTCGCAAACCACTCTGCGGTCCCACCGCGTTTTCCAACTGCTCGCGCAGCATCGCGGCCTCCCGGCGTAATGCCTCCAGCTCGGCGGCATCTTCGCTGGAGAGGGAAGCTGACCCCGCTCCGGCGAAACCCTCGGGAAAACCTTCCGAACGCTCTGACTCACTCATATTGCGC
Coding sequences:
- the arc gene encoding proteasome ATPase gives rise to the protein MSESERSEGFPEGFAGAGSASLSSEDAAELEALRREAAMLREQLENAVGPQSGLRSARDVHQLEARIDSLAARNAKLMDTLKEARQQLLALREEVDRLGQPPSGYGVLLATHDDDTVDVFTSGRKMRLTCSPNIEVKELKQGQTVRLNEALTVVEAGNFEAVGEISTLREILADGHRALVVGHADEERIVWLAEPLVAAKDLPDEPTDYFDDSRPRKLRPGDSLLVDTKAGYAFERIPKAEVEDLVLEEVPDVSYNDIGGLGRQIEQIRDAVELPFLHKDLYKEYSLRPPKGVLLYGPPGCGKTLIAKAVANSLAKKMAEVRGDDAREAKSYFLNIKGPELLNKFVGETERHIRLIFQRAREKASEGTPVIVFFDEMDSIFRTRGTGVSSDVETTVVPQLLSEIDGVEGLENVIVIGASNREDMIDPAILRPGRLDVKIKIERPDAEAAQDIFSKYLTEDLPVHADDLTEFNGDRALCIKAMIEKVVDRMYAEIDDNRFLEVTYANGDKEVMYFKDFNSGAMIQNVVDRAKKYAIKSVLETGQKGLRIQHLLDSIVDEFAENEDLPNTTNPDDWARISGKKGERIVYIRTLVTGKSSSASRAIDTESNLGQYL